In the Maribacter sp. MJ134 genome, one interval contains:
- a CDS encoding fasciclin domain-containing protein, with the protein MKKVVSFKSLLALLAIVFLAWSCDKDDNDEVAKTFDEKNIVETAQGQEALAALVSALTTADNTEGTDLVGTLSGDGPFTVFAPTNDAFENLLASLDGFESLADFDTDEERAILTTILTYHVISGVAAKSTDLSAGQKLGTVQGEELTVNLEGGVFIQDATEVDAEVVIADVEATNGVVHVINKVMVPQAIIDALNEGEMTNETGTLVDVVVATEALSILEAAVIKADLAATLSSEGPFTVFAPTDDAFVALLDILGDDYNGLDDFDTEEEMALLKDILLYHVLAAEVKAADLAAGSVPTALADNSIEVIASGDTFVIGDASETNANITATDIMASNGVAHTIDKVLLPQSAIDFVASLQLKTIVDTAVATDDLSLLVDALVQADAGLVETLSGDGPFTVFAPTNAAFAALLDVLGDDFNSLADFDTEEEKALLVKVLTYHVVAGTAAFSTDLSDGQMIETFQGENVGVSLNGGVFITDATETNAEVVIADVEASNGVVHVINKVLLPQEVLDALAAMSLQTIIEIAVATDDLSLLVSALGQADAGLVETLSGDGPFTVFAPTNAAFVELLDILGDDFNSLSDFDTDEEKALLVSVLTYHVVAGTTAFSADLSDGQNITTFQGEDVSINIKDGTVHVDDATDENATVVLADVEASNGVVHVIDKVLLPQAVLDALTPAVPNIVETAQSVDDLSLLVDALIQADAGLVEVLSGDGPFTVFAPTNAAFADLLNALGDDFHSLADFDTDEEKALLAKVLTYHVVAGAAVASGDLQDHQEIGTVQGESVFAILNHGVQIRDKTDVDANVTLADVMASNGIVHVIDKVLLPQEVLDILSPPSH; encoded by the coding sequence ATGAAAAAAGTAGTATCCTTTAAAAGTTTGTTAGCCCTGCTAGCAATAGTTTTCTTGGCCTGGTCCTGTGACAAGGACGACAACGATGAAGTAGCCAAAACGTTTGATGAAAAAAATATTGTTGAGACCGCACAGGGACAAGAAGCCCTAGCGGCATTAGTTTCAGCATTAACTACTGCAGATAATACTGAGGGAACCGATTTAGTAGGAACTTTAAGCGGAGATGGCCCCTTCACAGTTTTCGCCCCCACAAATGATGCCTTTGAAAATTTATTGGCCTCACTGGACGGGTTCGAATCTCTTGCGGATTTTGATACGGATGAAGAACGTGCCATACTAACAACTATCCTTACTTATCATGTTATTTCTGGTGTGGCTGCAAAATCTACTGATTTGAGTGCAGGACAAAAGCTAGGAACCGTACAAGGAGAAGAGTTAACGGTAAATCTTGAAGGCGGCGTCTTTATACAGGATGCTACAGAAGTTGATGCTGAAGTTGTCATCGCAGACGTTGAAGCTACCAACGGAGTAGTGCATGTTATCAACAAGGTCATGGTACCTCAGGCTATCATCGATGCCTTGAATGAAGGAGAAATGACTAATGAGACTGGTACCCTTGTAGATGTGGTAGTCGCAACCGAAGCACTATCCATATTGGAAGCCGCTGTCATTAAAGCAGATTTGGCTGCAACTTTAAGTAGTGAAGGTCCTTTTACCGTTTTTGCTCCCACGGACGATGCTTTCGTTGCACTTTTAGATATTTTAGGAGACGATTATAATGGGTTGGACGATTTTGACACGGAGGAAGAAATGGCCTTGTTAAAAGACATCTTATTGTATCATGTCTTAGCTGCCGAGGTAAAGGCTGCGGATTTAGCAGCTGGTTCCGTACCGACAGCACTTGCGGATAATTCAATTGAAGTTATCGCTTCTGGTGACACTTTTGTCATTGGTGATGCTTCTGAAACAAACGCTAATATTACTGCAACGGATATCATGGCTTCCAATGGTGTAGCGCATACGATTGACAAAGTTTTATTACCACAGTCTGCAATCGATTTTGTAGCTAGCCTTCAGTTAAAGACCATAGTGGATACAGCAGTTGCTACAGACGACTTAAGTCTTTTGGTCGATGCTTTAGTTCAGGCAGATGCTGGACTAGTTGAAACCTTGAGTGGTGACGGACCATTTACAGTATTTGCTCCTACTAACGCGGCTTTTGCAGCTTTATTAGATGTTTTAGGTGATGATTTTAACAGTTTGGCTGATTTTGATACAGAGGAAGAAAAAGCGCTACTTGTTAAGGTATTGACGTATCACGTAGTTGCTGGTACGGCCGCTTTCTCTACAGATTTAAGCGATGGACAAATGATTGAAACTTTCCAAGGTGAAAACGTTGGAGTAAGTTTAAATGGCGGTGTATTTATAACCGATGCTACAGAAACTAATGCTGAAGTAGTTATCGCTGATGTAGAAGCTAGCAACGGTGTTGTACATGTAATAAACAAAGTTCTTTTACCACAAGAAGTATTGGATGCTTTAGCAGCCATGAGCCTACAAACAATTATAGAAATTGCTGTAGCAACTGATGATTTAAGTCTTTTGGTAAGTGCTTTAGGACAAGCTGACGCTGGTTTAGTGGAAACATTGAGTGGTGACGGACCTTTTACAGTATTTGCTCCGACAAATGCAGCATTCGTAGAATTATTGGATATCTTAGGAGATGACTTCAATAGTCTTTCAGATTTTGATACTGACGAAGAAAAAGCATTACTTGTAAGTGTACTTACGTACCATGTGGTAGCAGGAACTACCGCTTTTTCAGCTGACTTAAGCGATGGTCAAAACATCACTACCTTCCAAGGAGAGGATGTTTCAATTAATATTAAAGACGGTACAGTTCATGTGGATGACGCTACCGATGAAAATGCTACAGTTGTCCTTGCGGATGTTGAAGCTAGTAACGGAGTAGTACACGTTATTGATAAAGTATTATTACCGCAAGCTGTTTTAGATGCATTGACTCCTGCCGTACCAAATATCGTAGAGACTGCGCAAAGTGTAGATGACTTAAGCTTATTGGTAGATGCCCTGATTCAGGCAGATGCTGGTCTAGTAGAAGTACTTAGTGGCGACGGACCATTTACTGTTTTTGCTCCTACAAATGCAGCTTTCGCTGATTTATTGAATGCTTTGGGAGATGATTTCCATAGTCTTGCTGATTTTGATACGGATGAGGAAAAAGCCCTATTAGCTAAAGTACTTACGTATCATGTAGTTGCAGGCGCTGCCGTGGCTTCGGGAGATTTACAAGATCATCAAGAAATTGGTACTGTACAGGGAGAATCTGTTTTTGCAATATTGAACCATGGCGTTCAAATACGTGACAAAACAGATGTTGATGCTAACGTTACCCTGGCGGATGTAATGGCGAGCAACGGAATCGTACATGTCATAGATAAAGTGTTATTACCACAAGAAGTATTGGATATTTTAAGTCCTCCTTCTCACTAG
- a CDS encoding fasciclin domain-containing protein — MKTLPRILKSTICAFLLIFAASCSDDDEDQGPEMVPGSNIVETAQANNSLSSLVAALSKADESDDNDLITLLSTEGAVYTVLAPSNEAFTALLGRLDGFDSLDDFNTTQLQNLLATILTYHVVGGAAVPSSELTEGLTITTAQGEQLTVSLEGGASFTDAAGEAAFVTTADVTTNNGIVHVIDKVLIPQAALDALEGVLLSSITDLAIATPTLSNLVAALQAADGDLPNVLDGAGPFTVFAPTDDAFEAFLEANNFTTLADVPVDVLTQVLLNHVVSGTNMSSDLATGYVSSLSTAGPEGANLSMFIDVSDGVVVNGVSSVTNADIKASNGVVHIVDAVIGLPNIVDHALANSELTSLVGALTDGGNTTFTTLLSDADEVFTVFAPVNAAFTAFTNPNGNDINNVLSNHVIQGAAAVSTGLTNSYISSLGTNVDGDNLSMYVNTDDGVRLNGTSSVAIADVIATNGVIHAVDAVIDLPSVVTFAVADPNFTTLVSALTELTPDTDFAGILSRTEGGNMDNINPDFTVFAPTNTAFEALSEIPGEAVLTQVLLHHVVAGANVRSGDLNADGTTAATTLEGDEITITLPGSGDNIADVTDGSGTMDIGIIAVDVQANNGVVHVLNKVMIPDTTN; from the coding sequence ATGAAAACATTACCCAGAATTTTAAAATCTACCATTTGTGCGTTCCTCTTAATATTCGCTGCCTCCTGTAGCGATGACGATGAGGATCAAGGACCTGAAATGGTACCTGGTTCTAACATCGTTGAAACCGCCCAAGCTAATAATTCTTTAAGTAGCTTAGTAGCAGCACTTTCGAAGGCTGATGAAAGTGATGATAATGACCTTATAACTTTACTAAGTACAGAAGGTGCCGTATATACGGTATTAGCTCCTTCCAATGAAGCTTTCACAGCTTTACTCGGACGTTTAGATGGATTTGATTCTTTAGACGATTTTAACACGACACAACTTCAGAATTTACTCGCTACGATACTCACTTATCATGTCGTTGGCGGGGCTGCGGTTCCTTCTTCTGAATTAACGGAGGGACTAACAATTACTACCGCACAGGGAGAACAATTGACCGTTAGCCTTGAAGGCGGTGCTTCATTTACCGATGCGGCAGGAGAAGCAGCTTTCGTAACTACTGCCGATGTGACTACGAACAATGGAATTGTTCATGTTATTGATAAGGTATTAATACCTCAAGCAGCATTAGATGCATTAGAAGGTGTTCTTTTAAGTTCTATAACAGACTTGGCCATAGCTACACCGACATTAAGTAATTTAGTTGCAGCACTGCAAGCGGCAGACGGCGATTTACCTAATGTTTTAGATGGCGCAGGACCTTTTACGGTTTTCGCTCCAACGGACGATGCGTTCGAAGCTTTCCTAGAGGCCAATAATTTCACGACCCTAGCGGATGTTCCTGTAGACGTATTAACACAAGTTCTACTGAACCATGTAGTTAGCGGTACAAATATGTCTTCTGATTTAGCTACAGGTTATGTATCATCACTTTCTACAGCGGGACCTGAAGGCGCAAATCTTAGTATGTTTATAGATGTGTCCGACGGTGTTGTCGTAAATGGAGTATCCTCAGTTACTAATGCCGATATCAAAGCAAGTAACGGTGTAGTACATATCGTAGATGCGGTTATAGGTCTTCCCAATATTGTTGATCATGCATTGGCAAATTCAGAATTGACCTCTCTTGTAGGTGCTTTAACCGACGGCGGAAATACGACCTTCACTACTCTATTATCTGATGCTGACGAAGTATTTACCGTATTCGCTCCAGTCAATGCTGCTTTTACAGCATTTACCAATCCAAACGGAAACGATATTAATAATGTATTGTCCAATCACGTAATTCAAGGTGCTGCCGCAGTATCCACAGGATTAACCAATAGTTATATTAGCTCTTTGGGTACTAATGTGGATGGGGACAACCTAAGTATGTATGTTAATACAGATGATGGGGTAAGACTTAACGGAACGAGTAGTGTGGCCATTGCAGATGTTATTGCTACGAATGGTGTAATCCATGCAGTTGATGCGGTCATAGATTTACCATCGGTGGTTACTTTTGCTGTAGCTGACCCTAATTTTACGACTTTAGTAAGTGCATTGACAGAATTAACACCAGATACTGATTTCGCAGGAATCCTATCAAGAACAGAAGGTGGTAATATGGACAATATAAATCCGGATTTTACTGTATTTGCACCAACAAATACAGCATTCGAGGCATTATCCGAAATACCCGGGGAAGCTGTCTTAACCCAAGTATTGTTGCATCACGTAGTAGCTGGAGCTAACGTAAGGTCTGGAGATTTAAATGCTGATGGAACTACAGCCGCTACAACTCTTGAAGGAGATGAAATCACTATAACCTTGCCAGGCTCAGGTGACAACATTGCCGACGTAACCGATGGTTCGGGAACTATGGATATAGGCATCATAGCGGTAGACGTGCAAGCCAACAACGGCGTCGTTCATGTCTTGAACAAAGTTATGATTCCGGATACGACGAATTAA
- the mnmA gene encoding tRNA 2-thiouridine(34) synthase MnmA, producing the protein MHCNFVFLYRQKRKMKKVVIGLSGGVDSSVAAYLLKRQGYEVIGLFMKNWHDDSVTISEECPWLEDSNDALIVAEKLGIPFQTVDLSAEYKERIVDYMFREYEMGRTPNPDVLCNREIKFDVFMKIALQLGADYVATGHYCRKGTIERPDGSKIYQLLSGKDSNKDQSYFLCQLSQEQLSKTLFPIGELTKPQVREIAAEMNLITADKKDSQGLCFIGKVRLPEFLQQQLKPKKGKIIQVPHTVDAYRRTVPNFNNKQEELAFYASKPQYSIADGAVVGEHQGAHYFTKGQRKGLHVGGTKEPLFVIETDVTDNVIYTGEGKSHPGLYRRTLFVKDEELHWVRPDLKLKTDGSLKVMARIRYRQPLEEAILYKIEGGLYVDFAEEQSAIQEGQFVAWYIEEELVGSGVIS; encoded by the coding sequence ATGCACTGTAATTTTGTATTTTTGTACCGACAAAAGAGGAAGATGAAAAAAGTTGTTATTGGACTTTCCGGAGGCGTAGATTCTAGTGTTGCCGCTTATCTTTTAAAAAGACAAGGATACGAGGTCATAGGACTATTCATGAAGAATTGGCATGATGATTCCGTAACCATTTCCGAGGAATGCCCTTGGCTAGAGGATAGTAACGACGCATTAATCGTTGCGGAGAAATTGGGTATTCCATTTCAAACAGTGGATTTAAGTGCGGAGTATAAAGAGCGTATCGTTGATTATATGTTCAGGGAATATGAGATGGGAAGAACTCCCAATCCTGATGTACTTTGTAACAGAGAAATTAAGTTTGATGTCTTTATGAAGATAGCACTACAATTAGGTGCTGACTATGTGGCTACGGGTCATTACTGTAGAAAAGGTACCATTGAACGCCCAGATGGGAGTAAAATCTATCAGCTTTTGTCGGGTAAGGATAGCAATAAGGACCAATCTTATTTCTTATGTCAATTATCACAGGAACAATTGTCCAAGACCTTATTTCCTATAGGTGAATTGACCAAACCGCAGGTGCGAGAAATTGCCGCTGAAATGAATTTGATAACGGCGGATAAAAAAGATTCTCAAGGGCTATGTTTTATAGGTAAAGTGCGACTTCCGGAATTTTTACAACAACAATTAAAGCCAAAAAAAGGAAAAATCATACAAGTCCCCCACACCGTTGATGCCTACCGCAGAACAGTTCCTAATTTTAACAACAAGCAAGAAGAATTGGCTTTTTATGCAAGTAAACCCCAATATAGCATCGCAGACGGTGCCGTGGTAGGCGAGCATCAAGGAGCACATTATTTTACAAAGGGGCAACGTAAAGGTCTACACGTGGGCGGTACAAAAGAACCGTTGTTCGTCATTGAAACCGATGTTACCGATAATGTAATTTATACGGGTGAGGGTAAATCTCATCCCGGTCTTTATAGAAGAACCTTGTTCGTAAAGGATGAAGAATTACACTGGGTACGTCCAGATTTGAAGTTAAAAACCGATGGCTCCTTAAAAGTCATGGCACGAATAAGGTACCGGCAACCTCTGGAAGAAGCCATCCTATATAAAATAGAAGGCGGTCTTTATGTAGATTTTGCAGAAGAACAGTCCGCCATACAGGAAGGTCAGTTCGTTGCATGGTATATAGAGGAGGAGCTCGTAGGCTCTGGTGTCATATCTTGA
- a CDS encoding NAD(P)H-dependent flavin oxidoreductase, translating into MKNRITELFNIQYPIIQGGMIWASGWRLASAVSNAGGLGIIGAGSMYPDVLLEHIQKCKQATEKPFAVNIPMLYPDIEQLMNIIVSQKVKIVFTSAGNPKTWTAFLKQNGITVVHVVSSVKFALKAQDAGVDAVVAEGFEAGGHNGREETTTLVLIPAVKERLEIPLIAAGGIASGKAMLATMILGADAVQVGSRFVASIEASSHDNFKESIIDAKEGDTHLTLKELAPVRLLKNKFYQSVQEAYAKGASAEELKQLLGRARAKKGMFEGDLDEGELEIGQVSALIHDIKPAGEIVREMMEEYKLAVLATEKLHHF; encoded by the coding sequence ATGAAAAATAGAATTACCGAACTCTTCAATATACAGTATCCTATTATTCAAGGCGGAATGATTTGGGCTAGTGGCTGGCGTTTGGCTTCCGCTGTTTCCAATGCGGGCGGGTTAGGTATAATTGGGGCGGGAAGCATGTATCCCGATGTATTACTAGAACATATTCAAAAATGTAAACAGGCGACCGAAAAGCCCTTTGCGGTAAATATACCAATGCTTTATCCGGATATTGAACAGTTGATGAATATTATAGTAAGCCAAAAGGTGAAAATCGTTTTTACTTCCGCAGGAAACCCTAAAACGTGGACGGCATTCTTAAAGCAGAACGGGATTACCGTAGTGCATGTGGTCAGTAGTGTTAAGTTTGCCCTTAAAGCGCAAGATGCCGGTGTTGATGCTGTAGTCGCAGAAGGTTTTGAGGCCGGTGGACATAACGGTCGGGAAGAAACTACGACCTTGGTTCTGATTCCTGCCGTAAAGGAAAGACTCGAAATACCTTTAATAGCCGCTGGAGGCATTGCCTCAGGTAAGGCCATGCTGGCCACCATGATATTAGGAGCTGATGCAGTACAAGTAGGTAGTAGATTTGTAGCAAGTATAGAAGCCTCGTCTCATGATAATTTTAAGGAATCTATAATAGATGCAAAAGAGGGTGATACCCATTTAACTTTGAAAGAACTGGCCCCAGTTCGGCTTTTGAAAAACAAGTTCTACCAATCAGTGCAAGAAGCTTATGCCAAAGGTGCTTCTGCAGAGGAATTAAAACAGTTATTAGGAAGAGCAAGAGCCAAGAAAGGGATGTTCGAGGGAGACTTGGATGAGGGCGAGTTAGAGATTGGACAAGTATCCGCTTTAATCCACGATATTAAACCAGCAGGTGAAATTGTCCGTGAAATGATGGAAGAGTATAAATTGGCTGTTCTTGCTACTGAGAAATTACACCATTTTTAA
- a CDS encoding DUF1080 domain-containing protein yields MKRYFLLAVVITFFSPTIISAQEGHPLEGRWNLTVDQEGEKLPSWLEIRHSGNNTLIGRFTYAFGSARPIAEVKKYGDLFYFSIPPQWEPGASDMEFQGKIVGAGLEGTMIYTDGKTYNWTAVAAPKLNTVVNPKFGKTQKLFNGKNLDGWKTDSNNQWEVVDGILTSPKPGINLISQEKFTDFKLHAEFRYPKASNSGLYLRGRYEIQIADNKGLEPSSIYFGGVYGLLTPNTNMAKEAGEWQTYDITLLGRNITIVANGKTIISEQNILGMTGGALDNDEAAPGPIMIQGDHGPVEFRSLEITPVLDR; encoded by the coding sequence ATGAAAAGATACTTTTTGCTGGCAGTTGTAATAACTTTTTTTAGTCCAACAATTATTTCTGCGCAAGAGGGACACCCCCTAGAAGGAAGATGGAATCTGACTGTTGATCAAGAAGGAGAAAAATTACCGTCATGGCTAGAAATACGACATTCCGGTAACAACACTTTAATAGGTAGGTTTACCTATGCTTTTGGAAGTGCGAGACCAATCGCAGAGGTAAAGAAATACGGCGATTTGTTTTACTTTTCAATTCCGCCACAATGGGAGCCAGGTGCCTCCGACATGGAGTTCCAAGGTAAAATAGTGGGAGCGGGGCTTGAAGGGACCATGATATATACGGATGGAAAGACCTATAACTGGACAGCGGTTGCAGCTCCCAAATTGAACACCGTAGTCAATCCTAAATTTGGAAAAACCCAAAAGCTCTTTAATGGAAAAAATTTAGACGGTTGGAAAACGGACAGTAATAACCAATGGGAAGTGGTCGATGGAATTTTGACAAGTCCTAAACCCGGAATTAATCTTATTTCCCAAGAAAAATTTACGGATTTTAAGCTTCATGCAGAATTCAGATATCCTAAGGCCAGTAATAGTGGTTTGTATCTTCGTGGGCGTTATGAAATTCAGATTGCGGATAATAAGGGTCTAGAGCCATCATCCATCTATTTTGGTGGTGTTTACGGATTACTTACACCGAACACGAACATGGCCAAAGAGGCGGGAGAATGGCAGACCTATGATATTACGCTATTAGGAAGGAATATCACTATAGTGGCCAACGGCAAGACCATTATCTCCGAACAGAATATTCTTGGTATGACCGGAGGTGCACTCGATAACGATGAAGCTGCACCAGGACCAATAATGATTCAAGGAGACCACGGTCCTGTAGAATTTAGAAGCTTGGAAATAACACCGGTATTGGATAGATAA
- a CDS encoding aminotransferase class V-fold PLP-dependent enzyme, producing MGLGVAGTLALPAQSWSNSKAPLQSAINELHQFPDKNSENYWETVAKQFQFVEGVKYFNNASLGACPYPIRKATNTFRDTLDDFPSKYMWGGWDEEKEATRKKVASVFSVSEEEIALIHNTTEGMNLIAQSLRLEPGDEVILSDHEHASAVVPWTVWQASKGIKLIRPTLPILPKTKEEILAIFKAAITPRTKVISLCHIVNTNGMMLPIKEISKMAHENGVLVAVDGAQGAGMVKTDLREMDCDFYTVSAHKWLFAPKGIGIFYAKKEQQELLKPLIVARGYKDPSIRRLENYNTRNLPELLGLGAAIDYRNGIGEDRIHKRTYELKDYFLKSIESSDLIVTKTPSSNDLSAGIQVVEIKGKDVQAVKEELFNDFGIDSRPMSKFGLNAVRLSFAIFITKKDIDHLVTALKTIAET from the coding sequence ATGGGTTTAGGTGTAGCCGGAACACTAGCGCTACCTGCACAAAGTTGGTCTAATAGTAAAGCCCCTTTACAATCGGCCATTAACGAGCTTCATCAATTTCCCGATAAAAATTCAGAGAATTATTGGGAAACTGTTGCCAAACAATTCCAATTTGTCGAAGGGGTCAAATACTTCAATAATGCGTCCTTGGGAGCCTGCCCTTACCCTATAAGAAAAGCCACTAATACGTTCAGGGATACCCTAGACGATTTTCCTTCGAAATATATGTGGGGTGGTTGGGATGAAGAAAAGGAAGCTACCCGCAAGAAGGTGGCCTCCGTTTTTAGCGTATCAGAAGAAGAAATCGCTTTAATACACAATACCACGGAAGGAATGAACCTTATTGCGCAGAGCCTACGATTAGAGCCTGGGGACGAAGTTATTCTATCTGATCATGAACATGCAAGTGCAGTTGTGCCATGGACCGTATGGCAAGCATCCAAAGGAATTAAGCTCATAAGGCCTACGTTACCTATCCTACCTAAAACTAAAGAAGAGATTTTAGCCATTTTCAAAGCAGCGATTACACCACGAACGAAAGTAATATCGCTTTGTCATATCGTAAACACCAACGGAATGATGCTGCCCATAAAGGAAATTTCAAAAATGGCACATGAAAACGGTGTTTTGGTGGCCGTAGATGGCGCCCAAGGAGCTGGTATGGTAAAAACCGATTTAAGAGAAATGGATTGCGACTTTTATACCGTTAGCGCCCACAAGTGGTTATTTGCTCCAAAAGGAATCGGTATTTTCTATGCTAAAAAAGAACAACAGGAACTACTTAAACCATTAATCGTAGCACGTGGCTATAAAGATCCCAGCATTAGAAGACTAGAAAATTATAATACACGGAATTTACCGGAATTATTAGGACTTGGAGCTGCAATTGATTACCGAAATGGTATTGGCGAAGATAGAATTCACAAACGAACCTATGAACTAAAAGACTATTTCCTGAAGAGCATAGAAAGTAGTGACCTTATTGTAACTAAAACGCCTTCGTCAAATGACCTCTCTGCCGGAATACAAGTGGTAGAAATTAAAGGAAAGGATGTACAAGCGGTAAAAGAAGAACTCTTCAATGACTTCGGTATAGATTCCAGACCCATGTCTAAATTTGGATTAAATGCAGTGCGACTTTCATTCGCCATATTCATAACAAAGAAGGATATTGACCATTTGGTAACAGCACTTAAAACCATAGCTGAAACCTAA
- a CDS encoding PaaI family thioesterase: MNKVVAYFKSKIGKDSSDSISPLMKWLNPTLLSAEEGELEFSHLIRDEMTNPVGILHGGITAAIIDDAIGAAVYSLNNSHIYTTVNLAVDYFSSARAGEIVIAQTVMGKKGNQIMNVECLVWNNDKSRLIAKGHSNLIKTKVEIPKQ; this comes from the coding sequence ATGAACAAGGTTGTTGCCTATTTTAAATCGAAAATTGGAAAGGACTCTTCTGATTCCATATCGCCGTTGATGAAATGGCTGAATCCTACCTTGCTCAGTGCGGAAGAGGGTGAGTTAGAATTCTCTCATCTTATACGTGATGAGATGACCAATCCCGTAGGTATTCTACATGGCGGTATTACCGCCGCTATCATCGACGATGCCATAGGTGCCGCCGTCTATTCCCTAAACAATAGCCATATTTATACCACGGTAAATCTAGCGGTAGATTACTTTAGTTCAGCTAGAGCTGGTGAAATCGTTATAGCCCAAACAGTTATGGGTAAAAAGGGAAACCAAATTATGAATGTTGAGTGTTTGGTCTGGAACAATGACAAGTCCCGATTAATCGCTAAGGGACATTCCAATCTAATCAAAACTAAAGTAGAAATTCCCAAACAGTAA
- a CDS encoding M20 family peptidase, producing MKLLKKLIALIGILFVILIAYLSFNALNFESKQIKVAALDAPQIDKAAIQNFSKALQIKTVSPENLADFDSLEFQKFATFVSDTYPLMDSLLEKKMFNSFSHLYHWKGTDPSLKPVVMMGHLDVVPVIEKNLPEWKVAPFGGEIKNDTIWGRGAIDDKVGVIGIMEAVELLLKKGYTPKRSFYFAFGHDEEIGGRQGAVAMATYLKEKGVKAEFVVDEGGVIADGLVPDITKEVALIGTAEKGYLTLNLAVKIEGGHSSMPGKETAIDVMSTAIAKLKNNPLPAKITVPLEGFMNYLGPEMPFINKMIFANKGLLEPFVLNLYEKSPSGNALIRTTTSPTIFNSGIKDNIIPQRANATVNFRVLPETTIEDVIAHVKNVVADDRITLTKGSTAAEASKLSRTDSFGFSTLNKTILELYPEVLVSPNLVVGATDSRHFRDISDDIYRFSPIHLNNDTKKSFHGLNERLAVEDFYDSIRFYIQFIKNSDQQNN from the coding sequence ATGAAACTGCTTAAAAAGTTAATTGCCCTAATCGGTATTCTATTCGTAATCCTTATCGCCTACCTTAGCTTTAATGCACTAAATTTTGAATCCAAACAAATAAAAGTTGCTGCATTAGACGCACCCCAAATTGACAAGGCAGCCATTCAAAATTTTTCGAAAGCACTTCAGATTAAAACTGTTTCTCCAGAAAATTTAGCAGATTTTGATTCCTTGGAATTTCAAAAATTTGCCACTTTCGTTTCTGATACCTACCCCTTGATGGACTCCTTGCTAGAAAAGAAAATGTTCAACTCCTTTAGTCACTTATACCATTGGAAAGGAACGGACCCTTCCTTAAAACCTGTAGTGATGATGGGGCATTTGGACGTTGTTCCCGTCATAGAGAAAAACCTGCCAGAATGGAAAGTTGCGCCCTTTGGCGGCGAAATCAAAAATGATACGATCTGGGGACGGGGTGCCATAGATGACAAAGTCGGTGTAATTGGCATTATGGAAGCGGTAGAACTGCTTTTAAAAAAGGGCTACACCCCTAAAAGAAGTTTTTACTTTGCATTTGGTCATGATGAAGAGATAGGCGGACGACAAGGAGCAGTGGCCATGGCCACATATCTCAAGGAAAAAGGCGTAAAAGCGGAATTTGTCGTTGATGAAGGTGGTGTTATAGCAGACGGACTCGTTCCTGATATCACCAAAGAGGTAGCTTTAATAGGTACCGCGGAAAAAGGGTACCTTACACTAAACCTTGCGGTTAAGATTGAAGGCGGCCATTCCTCCATGCCAGGGAAAGAAACTGCAATCGACGTTATGTCCACCGCTATCGCCAAATTAAAGAACAATCCGTTACCAGCTAAAATCACCGTTCCCCTAGAAGGATTTATGAATTATCTAGGTCCAGAGATGCCTTTTATCAATAAAATGATTTTTGCCAATAAAGGCCTTTTAGAACCCTTTGTACTGAACCTCTATGAAAAGAGTCCCTCTGGTAATGCCCTTATACGAACAACGACTTCCCCAACTATATTTAACAGTGGTATAAAAGACAATATCATACCACAAAGAGCAAATGCCACGGTAAATTTTAGAGTGCTTCCCGAAACAACGATAGAAGATGTCATTGCCCATGTGAAGAATGTCGTCGCAGATGACCGCATTACACTTACAAAAGGAAGCACCGCTGCGGAAGCATCCAAACTTTCCAGAACAGATTCGTTCGGATTTTCTACCTTGAACAAGACCATCTTAGAACTATATCCAGAGGTTCTGGTCTCTCCCAATTTAGTCGTTGGTGCAACAGACTCAAGGCATTTTAGAGATATTTCCGATGATATCTACCGCTTTTCTCCTATTCACTTGAATAACGATACTAAAAAATCATTTCATGGTCTAAACGAACGGTTAGCAGTAGAGGATTTTTATGACAGCATTCGTTTTTACATACAGTTTATCAAGAATAGTGACCAACAAAATAATTAA